The nucleotide sequence GGCATGATGATGTCCAGGAGCACCGCCTGGATCTCCGCCTCTTCCCCGAGGCGCTCCAGGGCCTCTGCCCCGTCGGCGGCGGTCACCACCCGGTACCCCGCCGGGGCGAGGATGTCGGTGGACAGCTCCCGGATCATCTCCTCGTCGTCCACCACCAGGATCAGCTCGCCCCGCCCCAGCGCCTCCACGGGGCCGGGCTCCGGCCGCGTCTCGGCCGCCGCCCCGCCGGTCTCCTGCGCCGCCGGGAGGTAGAGGCGGAAGGTGGTCCCGCCGCCGGGCCGGGAGGCCACCGAGATGTGGCCCCCGTGGTTCTGGACGATGCCGTAGACCATGGCGAGGCCGAGGCCCGTGCCCTCCCGGGGGCCCTTGGTGGTGAAGAAGGGCTCGAAGATCTTGGCCCGGACCTCTTCGTCCATGCCGTGGCCGGTGTCGGAGAGGGTGAGCCGGACGTAGTCGCCGGGGGGGACGAGGGTGCCCTGGCAGTCGAATGCCTCCTCGAGCCGCAGGTGCTCGGTGGCCAGGGTCAGGACGCCGCCCTCCGGCATGGCGTCCCGGGCGTTGATGCAGATGTTGAGGATCGCCTGGTGGATCTGGTCGCCGTCGGCCTGGACGGGGGGCAGGCCCGGGGCCAGCTCGGTCCGGATCTCGATGCGACGGTCGAAGGTCTCGCGGAGCAGGCGGGCCACCTCTTCCAGCAGCTGGTTGAGGTCCACCAGGGTCTCCTGGTACTTGCCCTTGCGGGCGAAGGCGAGGAGCTGGCCGGTGAGGTGGGCGGCGCGGTCGGCGCTCTTCTCGATGGCGGCCACGGCCTTGGCGAGGAGGGGGTGCGACCGCACCTCCGGCAGCGGCCGGATCATGCTCACGTAGCCGGAGATGCCGGTCAGGATGTTGTTGAAGTCGTGGGCGATGCCCCCGGCCAGGGTGCCGACGGCCTCCATCTTCTGGGCGTGGCGGAGTTGGCTCTCGAGGTTGCGGAGCGTGGTGACGTCCACCACCATGGCCTCGGCGTTTTGCAGCCGCCCGGTCTCGTCGCGGTGGGCGACCACCGAGAAGAGGGTCTCGAGCCGGCCGCCGTGACGCGCCCGGAGGGCGAGCGGCCAGTCGTGCACCCCGCCCCGGGCCTCCAGGGCCTCCCAGAGCGCGTCTGCGCCCGCCGGGTCCCAGGCGAAGTCGTCCAGGCGGTGGCCCGCGGCGCCGCCGCACTCCTGGATACCCAGCAGCTCCAGGAAGGCGGGGTTGCAGTCGAGGATCTCGCGCCCGGGGCCCAGGTGGACCAGCCCGTGGCGGATCCCCTCGAAGAGTCGCCGGTAACGCGATTCCGAGGCCTGCAGCCGCTCCCGCCGTTCCTCCAGTGCCGCCATCATGTGGTTGAAGTCCTCGGCGAGCTGGCGGATCTCGGCGGGGCCCGCCTCGGGCACGGGACGGTGGATCCCTTCCCACTCCACCGAGCGGATGACCGCCGCGAGGTCGGAGAGGGGCCGGGCGAGGCGCCGGACGAGGACGAGGATGAGCCCGGCCAGTCCCAGGAGGAGCGGGACGCCGATGAGGAGCCCGTCGCGCAGCAGGCGGCGCGCGGTGGCGGCGAGTTCCTCCCCGGAGACGGCGAGGCACAGGGTGCCGATGGACTGGATCTCGCCCTCCGCCTCGCCGTCCCCGAGGCCGCCGAGGAGGTCGATCTCCGTCATCCGCCGGGAGGCCACCGAGTGCCAGAATTCGTAGGAACGGCCCTGGGGCCCGGCCAGCTCCCGGATCTCCACGGCGCCGGGGGCGAGGGGCGGCGCCGGGGCGGCCCGGAGGCGGTCGAAGGCGCACCGGGCCTCCGGCCGGAAGAGCTCGCCGGCCAGGTATTCCCCCTTGGCATTGTAGAAGACGGCGTAGAGGACGGCGTCCCGGGACCGAAGCCCCCGGACCATGGCGCGGAGCCGGTCCCCGTCCTCGGCCAGGAGGGGGATGCGGCTTCCGGAGGCGAGGCCCTCCACCAGGCTTTCCCCGCGCTTCAAGAAGTTCTCGCGCAGGAAGCGCATCTCGTGGTAGCCCGTGACCCCGAGCAGCACCAGGAAGGCCCCCGCCACCGCGGCCAGCGTGGCGGCCATGAGCTTGGCCCGGAAGGTGACGGGCCGCCGCTGGGGCTGGGGAGAGATCCGGTTCATCGCCACCGTGTGCCTCCGCCGCCGGGGCGGCGCCGGCTAGTCGAAGAGGCGCGAGGCCTTGGCCAGGTCCTCGGGGACCCGGACCCCGATCTTCTCGGCCGTCTTCATGTTGATGATCAGCCGCGGCCGCGGCGACCACCGCAACGGCACCTTGGACGGCGGGACGCCGCTCTGCAGGACCTTGACGATCTCGCCGGCCGCCCGGCCCATGGCCCGGATGTCGAAATCGAAGGAGAAGAGCGCCCCGGCCGCCACCTGCTTGTCGGAGAGCGCCATGAGCACGAACTTGTACCGGAGGGAGTTGAGCAGGAGGTAATCGAGGATCTCCCGGCGGATCACGGTGGTGTCCGGGAGCAGCCAGAAGGCGTCGATCTCGGGGGAGATCTCCTTGATGGCGTGGAGGGCCTCGGCCGGGCTCGAGACCGCCCGCGCCACGAGGACCT is from Dissulfurirhabdus thermomarina and encodes:
- a CDS encoding response regulator, with the translated sequence MNRISPQPQRRPVTFRAKLMAATLAAVAGAFLVLLGVTGYHEMRFLRENFLKRGESLVEGLASGSRIPLLAEDGDRLRAMVRGLRSRDAVLYAVFYNAKGEYLAGELFRPEARCAFDRLRAAPAPPLAPGAVEIRELAGPQGRSYEFWHSVASRRMTEIDLLGGLGDGEAEGEIQSIGTLCLAVSGEELAATARRLLRDGLLIGVPLLLGLAGLILVLVRRLARPLSDLAAVIRSVEWEGIHRPVPEAGPAEIRQLAEDFNHMMAALEERRERLQASESRYRRLFEGIRHGLVHLGPGREILDCNPAFLELLGIQECGGAAGHRLDDFAWDPAGADALWEALEARGGVHDWPLALRARHGGRLETLFSVVAHRDETGRLQNAEAMVVDVTTLRNLESQLRHAQKMEAVGTLAGGIAHDFNNILTGISGYVSMIRPLPEVRSHPLLAKAVAAIEKSADRAAHLTGQLLAFARKGKYQETLVDLNQLLEEVARLLRETFDRRIEIRTELAPGLPPVQADGDQIHQAILNICINARDAMPEGGVLTLATEHLRLEEAFDCQGTLVPPGDYVRLTLSDTGHGMDEEVRAKIFEPFFTTKGPREGTGLGLAMVYGIVQNHGGHISVASRPGGGTTFRLYLPAAQETGGAAAETRPEPGPVEALGRGELILVVDDEEMIRELSTDILAPAGYRVVTAADGAEALERLGEEAEIQAVLLDIIMPGMGGREAFERLRARAPGLPVILATGYTKDQTAQELLRAGAAGLVLKPYKREELLRVLRRALDQAAGG